The following coding sequences are from one Arthrobacter crystallopoietes window:
- a CDS encoding tellurite resistance/C4-dicarboxylate transporter family protein, which produces MQTGLSSRMDQAVATLAPGYFALVMGSGIVSIALQIQGFTAPSLILLAVCASGYVLLLALHVLRLVRHRHNFSEDFNDPRRGFGFFTFVAGTNVLGIRLSMDGQIGWTTGLLGLGFIAWLLLGYVVPWTAVLARTARPVTATANGTWFIWAVAAQSCAVAAATIEPALPSLRRELAVVALFCWSIGIFLYAACGIFVALRMMLYRLKPEDLTPPYWVAMGAMAISVVAGARIVEMEDAPMVNATRGLVAGLSVVCWSFATWLIPALIAAGWWRHFRHRVPLRYDATWWSIVFPVGMYAVACLTLGQADSLPIVEGIGAVWIWVACAVWLTTFTFMCLHLRATLFRRGTGPAPAAA; this is translated from the coding sequence GTGCAGACGGGTTTGAGCAGCAGGATGGACCAGGCCGTCGCGACGCTGGCGCCGGGCTACTTCGCGCTGGTCATGGGCAGCGGCATCGTCTCCATCGCGCTGCAGATCCAAGGCTTCACAGCGCCGTCGTTAATCTTGCTGGCGGTCTGCGCCTCCGGCTACGTACTGCTGCTGGCGCTGCACGTGCTCCGCCTGGTGCGCCATCGCCACAACTTCTCCGAGGACTTCAACGATCCACGCCGGGGCTTCGGATTCTTCACCTTTGTCGCCGGTACCAATGTGCTGGGCATCCGGCTCTCCATGGATGGCCAGATCGGCTGGACCACGGGCTTGCTCGGGCTCGGCTTCATCGCCTGGCTGTTGCTCGGCTACGTGGTGCCTTGGACTGCTGTGCTGGCCAGGACCGCCCGCCCGGTAACGGCGACGGCGAACGGCACGTGGTTCATCTGGGCCGTTGCCGCCCAGTCCTGCGCGGTTGCCGCCGCGACCATTGAGCCGGCGCTGCCGTCGCTGCGCCGCGAGCTCGCCGTGGTGGCGTTGTTCTGCTGGTCCATCGGCATCTTCCTCTACGCGGCGTGCGGCATCTTCGTGGCGCTGCGCATGATGCTCTACCGGCTCAAGCCCGAGGACCTGACGCCGCCCTACTGGGTGGCCATGGGCGCGATGGCAATCTCCGTGGTCGCTGGCGCGCGGATCGTGGAGATGGAAGACGCTCCGATGGTCAACGCCACGCGCGGTCTGGTGGCCGGGCTCTCGGTAGTCTGCTGGTCCTTCGCCACCTGGCTGATTCCGGCCCTCATTGCCGCCGGCTGGTGGCGGCATTTCCGGCACCGCGTGCCGCTGCGGTACGACGCCACCTGGTGGAGCATCGTGTTCCCCGTCGGGATGTACGCCGTCGCCTGCCTGACTCTCGGCCAGGCCGACAGCCTGCCGATCGTCGAGGGGATCGGCGCGGTGTGGATCTGGGTGGCGTGCGCCGTCTGGCTCACCACCTTCACGTTTATGTGCCTGCACCTGCGCGCCACGCTGTTCCGCCGCGGCACCGGGCCGGCTCCCGCCGCGGCCTGA
- a CDS encoding AAA family ATPase, with the protein MKVTQREIRSIEAHGVLGEFSYVVEYPTRVDPDRMRLIYAPNGRGKTNFLRAVSAALTPTPDSLQSLIEIPFARLTIAFANGGLISIDRDEDVVGQFTASASVGTNEEAFSISVDPTELSGRMYRRIWDTRADFSSYSDAVAQLSPGAIFIGDDRLAPLPSDEVRDSVRNENNSYAASRRRQGSVSRLLETVERMLTQEALAGLSSESEQTGIYAQITRTTLEGSNPILASEARAALEEQIESLLERGTPLERYGLLSMRQVHDISDQITGARANDKNLRAVHTVLRPYLDSLQDQITALSPAQKLIDTYVTSVNHFLDRKELRFTASRGIRLVGRDGNNLHPESLSSGERHLLLLLSQAVLATGERPLVIVDEPELSLGIEWQRDLLPEMLRCSAPGQVQFLVASHSLQVMNAVSLEDIVRPSEPQ; encoded by the coding sequence ATGAAAGTCACTCAACGCGAAATCAGATCGATTGAGGCGCATGGCGTTTTAGGCGAGTTTTCGTATGTCGTTGAGTATCCAACAAGGGTAGATCCCGACAGGATGCGGTTGATATACGCGCCGAATGGCCGCGGTAAGACGAACTTTTTGCGAGCAGTTAGTGCCGCTCTTACACCTACACCTGATTCGCTCCAATCGCTAATCGAGATTCCCTTTGCACGTCTCACGATCGCGTTCGCAAACGGAGGCTTGATTTCGATCGACCGCGACGAGGACGTAGTTGGGCAGTTCACTGCATCTGCGTCGGTTGGAACGAATGAAGAAGCGTTTTCCATAAGCGTTGATCCGACCGAGCTAAGTGGACGGATGTATCGACGGATATGGGATACACGTGCGGACTTCTCTAGTTATTCCGACGCGGTCGCGCAACTATCTCCCGGGGCAATATTTATTGGGGACGACCGGCTCGCCCCGCTCCCTTCAGATGAAGTGCGAGACAGCGTCCGGAACGAGAACAATTCTTATGCGGCCTCACGCCGACGACAGGGTTCTGTCTCGCGGCTGTTGGAGACAGTCGAGCGCATGCTGACCCAGGAGGCACTCGCAGGCCTGTCGAGTGAAAGCGAGCAAACTGGAATCTACGCCCAGATCACGCGGACTACGTTGGAAGGATCGAACCCGATTCTCGCGAGTGAAGCCCGCGCCGCGCTGGAGGAGCAGATCGAGAGTCTGCTTGAGCGCGGTACACCACTTGAGCGTTATGGACTCCTCTCAATGCGGCAGGTTCACGACATCTCCGATCAGATCACCGGGGCCCGTGCAAACGACAAGAATCTGCGAGCAGTTCACACTGTCTTGAGGCCATACCTCGACAGCCTCCAAGATCAGATCACAGCGCTCTCCCCTGCGCAGAAGCTGATCGACACCTACGTCACGAGCGTCAATCACTTTCTTGACCGCAAAGAGCTCAGGTTCACGGCGTCGCGTGGCATCAGACTCGTCGGGCGCGACGGGAACAATCTCCACCCCGAGAGCCTGTCGAGCGGCGAGCGCCATCTTCTGCTGTTGCTGTCACAGGCCGTGCTCGCCACCGGGGAGAGACCTCTGGTAATCGTCGACGAGCCCGAGCTGTCGCTCGGCATTGAGTGGCAGCGTGACCTCCTACCGGAGATGCTCCGATGCAGTGCGCCTGGGCAGGTACAGTTCTTGGTTGCTTCTCATTCGCTACAGGTCATGAATGCGGTGTCGCTTGAGGACATCGTGCGACCGAGCGAGCCTCAATGA
- a CDS encoding pyridoxamine 5'-phosphate oxidase family protein, which yields MTNQENGHQEVAKILKDADIAVLTTVNAENQLVSRPLALQSVEFDGLLWFFTQDPSPKADEIRANQQVNVSVHAGGGYLSISGTADIVHNRPKIDDLWSAAVEPWFENGKDDPTVALIRVAADTAEYWTADSPKVATLFKLAKGMVTGEQPDVGKNDVVEM from the coding sequence ATGACTAACCAAGAAAACGGACACCAGGAAGTAGCCAAGATCCTCAAGGACGCCGACATCGCGGTGCTGACCACGGTGAACGCCGAAAACCAGTTGGTCAGCCGGCCGCTGGCCCTCCAGTCAGTAGAGTTCGACGGCCTGCTCTGGTTCTTCACCCAGGACCCCTCCCCCAAGGCCGACGAAATCCGCGCCAACCAGCAGGTCAACGTCTCGGTCCATGCCGGCGGCGGCTACCTCTCCATCTCCGGTACCGCGGACATTGTGCACAACAGGCCGAAGATCGATGACTTGTGGAGCGCCGCCGTCGAGCCCTGGTTCGAGAACGGGAAGGATGACCCCACAGTCGCCCTGATCCGTGTTGCGGCGGATACCGCCGAATACTGGACGGCCGACTCACCCAAGGTTGCCACCCTGTTCAAGCTCGCTAAGGGAATGGTCACCGGTGAACAGCCCGACGTCGGCAAGAACGACGTCGTCGAGATGTAG
- the tadA gene encoding tRNA adenosine(34) deaminase TadA encodes MMPADPLHREWMDLALEQARLALATADVPIGAVVIGPDGTVIGSGRNEREAHHDPTAHAEMVAIREAARKLDSWRLEGCTLVVTLEPCAMCAGAVVLARVPKVVFGAWDEKAGAAGSVFDILRERRLNHWVEVHPEVRADECGKLLREFFESHRD; translated from the coding sequence ATGATGCCTGCCGATCCGCTGCACCGAGAGTGGATGGACCTCGCCCTGGAGCAGGCGCGCCTTGCCCTCGCCACCGCGGACGTACCGATCGGCGCCGTCGTTATTGGTCCGGACGGCACGGTCATCGGATCGGGACGGAATGAACGCGAAGCCCACCACGATCCCACCGCGCACGCGGAAATGGTGGCGATCCGCGAGGCGGCGCGGAAGCTGGACTCCTGGCGGCTGGAGGGTTGCACCCTGGTGGTCACGCTGGAGCCGTGCGCCATGTGTGCCGGCGCGGTGGTTCTTGCCCGGGTTCCCAAGGTGGTGTTCGGTGCGTGGGACGAAAAGGCCGGGGCAGCCGGCAGCGTGTTCGACATCCTCCGCGAGCGCCGGCTCAACCACTGGGTGGAGGTCCATCCCGAGGTCCGCGCCGATGAATGCGGGAAGCTGCTGCGGGAGTTCTTCGAGTCCCACCGCGACTAG
- the upp gene encoding uracil phosphoribosyltransferase translates to MRVLEVDHPLVAHKLTVLRDKTTPSPVFRQLTEELVTLLAYEATRDVRTQPVEIETPVTRTVGTAFTKPTPLVVPILRAGLGMLEGMTKLVPTAEVGFLGMARNEETLEAITYAERLPADLTGRQVFVLDPMLATGGTLREAIKFLFARGAADVTCICLLGAPEGLKMLEAELGDAENVTIVLASVDDRLDEHAYIVPGLGDAGDRLYGIAG, encoded by the coding sequence ATGCGCGTACTCGAAGTGGACCACCCTCTTGTTGCCCACAAACTCACAGTTCTCCGCGACAAGACCACTCCGTCGCCCGTATTCCGTCAGCTGACCGAAGAGCTGGTGACGCTGCTGGCCTACGAGGCCACGCGCGATGTGCGTACGCAACCGGTGGAAATCGAGACGCCGGTGACCAGGACCGTGGGGACGGCCTTCACCAAGCCCACCCCGCTGGTCGTGCCCATTCTCCGGGCGGGGCTCGGCATGCTCGAAGGCATGACCAAACTGGTTCCCACCGCAGAGGTCGGCTTTCTGGGGATGGCGCGCAACGAGGAGACGCTTGAGGCCATCACTTATGCCGAACGACTACCGGCCGATCTGACCGGCCGCCAGGTTTTCGTGCTGGATCCGATGCTGGCCACCGGCGGCACTCTGCGCGAAGCAATCAAATTCCTGTTCGCGCGCGGCGCCGCCGACGTGACCTGCATCTGCCTGCTCGGTGCCCCCGAGGGTCTCAAGATGCTCGAGGCCGAACTTGGCGACGCCGAAAATGTGACCATCGTGCTGGCATCGGTGGACGACCGGCTCGACGAACATGCCTACATCGTCCCGGGGCTCGGCGACGCCGGAGACCGGCTGTACGGCATCGCCGGCTGA
- a CDS encoding winged helix-turn-helix domain-containing protein has product MSVSSGYVHISVRNAQNRAAAAQRQGFNRPQYGAPQANPAQQYRVLRAVPGQFDGDAANPTTAPTPVITPNGEPGPQAVSADNVARGFVLYVGLDESAAAAAGTSLTQLASQIRSYVQTLVPGAQSHAAVALAPADAQGENIDVVRQALGDPTVSRRPRTEVQQRTVHTAQQSSRPSGVLIDLSRREVHLDGETLNLTFKEFELLNYLVENATRTVGRDELLSGLWKNAEEVPNERTIDVHIRRLRSKLGRLANTVRTVRGQGYRFYEHPEVVVWAAPEYSI; this is encoded by the coding sequence ATGTCAGTTTCATCCGGATACGTCCACATCTCCGTCCGCAACGCCCAGAACCGGGCCGCCGCAGCGCAGCGCCAGGGCTTTAACCGCCCGCAGTACGGCGCGCCCCAGGCCAATCCCGCTCAGCAGTACCGTGTGCTCCGCGCTGTTCCCGGGCAGTTCGACGGCGATGCCGCCAACCCGACCACCGCTCCCACCCCGGTGATCACTCCCAATGGGGAGCCAGGCCCGCAGGCAGTGTCAGCTGACAATGTCGCTCGCGGGTTTGTTTTGTATGTAGGCCTGGACGAGTCCGCCGCCGCGGCAGCCGGTACGTCGCTGACACAGCTTGCTTCCCAGATCCGCTCCTACGTCCAGACCTTGGTTCCCGGAGCACAGAGCCATGCCGCTGTCGCACTGGCTCCTGCCGACGCACAGGGCGAGAATATCGACGTCGTCCGCCAGGCCCTTGGCGATCCGACCGTCAGCCGCCGTCCGCGGACCGAGGTCCAGCAGCGCACTGTGCACACGGCGCAGCAGTCGAGCCGTCCCAGCGGCGTGCTGATCGACCTGTCCCGCCGCGAGGTCCACCTGGATGGAGAAACCCTGAACCTGACGTTCAAGGAGTTCGAGCTGCTCAACTACCTGGTGGAAAATGCCACCCGGACCGTGGGCCGCGACGAATTGCTCTCCGGTCTGTGGAAGAACGCCGAAGAGGTGCCGAACGAGCGCACCATCGACGTGCACATCCGCCGCCTGCGTTCCAAGCTCGGGCGCCTGGCCAACACCGTGCGCACCGTCCGTGGCCAGGGCTACCGCTTCTATGAGCACCCCGAGGTTGTTGTCTGGGCCGCCCCGGAGTACTCCATCTAA
- a CDS encoding dihydrolipoyl dehydrogenase family protein has product MADRTMQVDVVVIGAGAVGENVAERTARGGLKTVLIEKALVGGECSYWACMPSKALLRPGTAVNAARSIDGARQAVTGSLDVDAVLQRRDGFTSHWDDKSQVEWVHGAGIELLRGAARLTGERMVELATEDGTTTSIEAGHAVVVATGSVPTIPPIQGLDSVDFWGTREATASQEIPRSLLVLGGGVSGAELAQAYARLGAAVTLVVRGDLLASYPEPARRLVEAGLREDGIDVRLHTTTQKAAQDDSGIHLTLTPTNNDGGAAPSIVSGTKLLVSTGRHPALTDLGFEDVGIVPEDLETNSSGQVAGVEGGWLYAVGDAVGKALLTHQGKYEARAAGEAIAARAAGDLDGGTPEPWSRFAATADEAAVPSVVFTDPEVAMVGLTLERAREGGANAKGVELPIAVAGSALHADGYDGWAQLVVDEDRQVILGATFAGPDVSELLHAATIAVVGQVPLDRLWHAVPAYPTISEVWLRLLEEYGL; this is encoded by the coding sequence ATGGCGGATCGGACGATGCAGGTGGACGTAGTAGTCATTGGCGCCGGTGCCGTAGGCGAGAACGTGGCCGAACGCACGGCGCGCGGCGGCTTGAAGACGGTCCTGATCGAGAAGGCCCTGGTGGGCGGCGAATGTTCATACTGGGCATGTATGCCTTCGAAGGCACTCTTACGTCCCGGCACGGCGGTGAATGCCGCGCGCAGCATAGACGGCGCCAGGCAGGCAGTAACCGGGTCGCTGGACGTGGATGCGGTGCTCCAGCGCCGGGACGGTTTTACCTCGCACTGGGACGACAAGTCGCAGGTGGAATGGGTGCACGGTGCGGGCATCGAACTGCTCCGCGGCGCTGCCCGGCTGACAGGTGAGCGCATGGTCGAACTGGCAACGGAGGATGGCACGACCACCTCCATCGAGGCGGGCCACGCCGTCGTAGTGGCCACCGGCTCCGTGCCCACGATCCCGCCGATTCAAGGTTTGGACAGCGTCGACTTCTGGGGCACGCGGGAGGCCACCGCTTCGCAGGAAATCCCGCGCAGCCTGCTGGTGCTCGGCGGCGGGGTGTCCGGGGCGGAGCTGGCGCAGGCCTACGCCCGGCTGGGAGCAGCCGTCACGCTGGTTGTCCGCGGTGACCTGCTGGCCAGTTACCCGGAACCGGCACGACGTCTGGTGGAAGCCGGCCTGCGCGAAGACGGCATCGATGTCCGGCTGCACACCACCACGCAGAAGGCCGCGCAGGATGACTCGGGCATCCATTTGACGTTGACACCGACAAATAACGACGGCGGGGCCGCGCCTTCGATTGTCAGCGGCACCAAGCTGCTGGTTTCCACCGGGCGCCATCCAGCCCTGACCGATCTGGGATTCGAAGACGTCGGCATCGTTCCCGAGGATCTGGAGACCAATTCCAGTGGCCAGGTGGCCGGTGTGGAGGGCGGCTGGCTCTATGCTGTCGGAGACGCCGTGGGAAAAGCGTTGCTGACCCACCAGGGAAAGTACGAGGCCCGCGCCGCCGGTGAGGCCATCGCCGCAAGGGCAGCGGGCGACTTGGACGGCGGGACGCCGGAACCATGGAGCCGCTTCGCCGCCACTGCGGATGAGGCTGCGGTACCGTCCGTGGTGTTCACCGATCCGGAAGTGGCGATGGTCGGGCTGACCCTTGAGCGGGCGCGGGAGGGCGGTGCCAATGCCAAGGGCGTAGAACTGCCGATCGCCGTCGCCGGTTCGGCGCTGCACGCGGACGGCTATGACGGCTGGGCGCAACTGGTGGTGGACGAGGACCGCCAGGTCATTCTCGGCGCCACCTTTGCCGGCCCCGATGTCAGCGAACTGCTGCACGCGGCGACGATCGCCGTCGTCGGCCAGGTTCCGTTGGACCGCCTCTGGCATGCCGTTCCGGCTTACCCCACCATCAGCGAAGTCTGGCTCCGGCTGCTCGAGGAATACGGACTTTAA
- a CDS encoding SixA phosphatase family protein, which produces MSEHHVKKLLILRHAKAAWPLGVDDHERPLAQRGHNEAPLIGRWMVEQGHIPDFILCSSALRTRQTCTWICNELGDKAPTPMLSDGIYEASATQVLSEINQLPDTITSLLVISHMPAVQNLAMRLASVESDEESVMDMATHYPTSGLTVFEHEKSWAELDGRDAKLTRFVVRR; this is translated from the coding sequence ATGAGCGAGCACCACGTCAAGAAGCTGCTGATCCTGCGCCACGCGAAGGCCGCTTGGCCGCTGGGTGTGGACGATCACGAGCGGCCCCTGGCCCAGCGCGGGCACAACGAGGCGCCGCTGATCGGCCGGTGGATGGTGGAGCAGGGCCATATTCCCGACTTCATTCTGTGCTCGTCCGCGCTCCGCACCCGGCAGACCTGCACCTGGATCTGCAACGAGCTCGGCGACAAGGCACCCACCCCGATGCTCTCCGACGGAATCTACGAAGCGTCCGCCACTCAGGTGCTCAGCGAGATCAACCAGCTCCCCGACACCATCACGAGCCTGCTGGTGATCAGCCACATGCCCGCGGTGCAGAACCTGGCCATGCGGCTGGCGTCGGTCGAGTCGGACGAGGAATCGGTGATGGATATGGCCACGCACTACCCGACGTCCGGCTTGACGGTGTTCGAGCATGAGAAAAGCTGGGCCGAGCTCGACGGTCGGGACGCCAAGCTGACGCGTTTCGTCGTGCGCCGCTGA
- a CDS encoding HNH endonuclease signature motif containing protein → MEDFQFDFIPAPEPDRERGLRALGLAGSSLLEIMLHKLLLDAWAEENLSLGGRHGDRLGEPFDEPFDEAAEEAAQALATAAVLPEVPGLPEGWENLAPAALAGVLERIDPEALDDAGTIDYLQASAKAVAWLQSGRVKALNRFTELRPAEGAETGNAHGFSSCAATEIAAALAQPRGAAQKDLTDAAQLCEHLPGAVEAMAAGNLDLPRATAIARGSADLPANLLPAFEASVLPKAGKVTVESVRARARKARERLHPESLAVRHERANESRNVGLVPQDDGMAEVWLRCSADKALMVFNLVQALAKKLQGPDEARILPQLRADAITDLILNNPGACTGSCTGTGTGTGAGAGVTASVAVTLSLETAARLSEEPGELAGYGPVPPEMARNLAGLAESWLPVLTDEYANAIAAAKDLRHPPEWLKRLVRLRDGHCSGPGCRVEASFCDIDHTIAWEDGGETVLENLKAACKPDHAAKHKGGWKVTQYPDGSTVWKSRTGHEWTSTPENSWSIRPPTEPPPPDLYTPPPF, encoded by the coding sequence GTGGAAGATTTCCAGTTTGATTTCATCCCGGCGCCGGAGCCGGACCGGGAGCGCGGCCTGCGGGCGCTCGGTTTGGCGGGGAGCTCGCTGCTGGAAATCATGCTGCACAAACTCCTGCTGGACGCCTGGGCCGAGGAAAACCTGTCCCTCGGCGGCCGGCACGGCGACCGGCTCGGCGAGCCGTTCGACGAGCCGTTCGACGAAGCGGCCGAGGAAGCTGCCCAGGCGTTGGCGACGGCTGCGGTCCTGCCGGAGGTACCGGGCCTGCCGGAGGGCTGGGAGAACCTGGCGCCGGCGGCGCTGGCCGGGGTGCTGGAACGGATTGATCCGGAGGCCCTGGATGATGCCGGGACCATTGATTACCTGCAGGCCTCCGCGAAAGCCGTAGCGTGGCTGCAGTCCGGGCGGGTGAAGGCCTTGAACCGGTTCACCGAGCTGCGCCCGGCCGAAGGCGCCGAGACCGGCAACGCGCACGGGTTCTCCTCCTGCGCGGCGACGGAGATCGCCGCGGCCCTGGCCCAGCCCCGCGGGGCCGCGCAGAAGGACCTGACCGACGCCGCGCAGCTGTGCGAGCATTTGCCGGGCGCGGTGGAGGCGATGGCCGCCGGGAACCTGGACCTGCCGCGGGCTACCGCGATCGCCCGCGGCTCCGCCGACCTGCCCGCGAACCTGCTGCCCGCGTTCGAGGCGAGTGTGCTGCCCAAAGCCGGCAAGGTCACCGTCGAGAGTGTGCGGGCCCGGGCCCGCAAGGCGCGTGAACGTTTGCACCCGGAATCTCTCGCTGTCCGTCACGAACGCGCCAACGAGAGCCGGAATGTCGGTCTGGTGCCGCAGGATGACGGGATGGCCGAAGTCTGGCTCCGCTGCAGCGCGGACAAGGCGCTCATGGTGTTCAACCTGGTCCAGGCTCTCGCGAAGAAGCTGCAGGGCCCCGACGAGGCCCGGATCCTGCCCCAGCTGCGCGCCGATGCCATCACCGACCTGATCCTCAACAACCCCGGCGCCTGCACCGGCAGCTGTACGGGCACGGGGACGGGCACCGGTGCCGGGGCGGGCGTGACCGCCAGTGTCGCGGTCACGCTGTCGTTGGAGACCGCGGCGAGGTTGAGCGAGGAGCCCGGTGAACTCGCCGGGTACGGGCCGGTCCCGCCGGAAATGGCCCGCAACCTTGCCGGACTCGCGGAATCGTGGCTGCCGGTGCTCACCGATGAGTACGCCAACGCGATCGCCGCCGCGAAAGACCTGCGGCACCCGCCCGAATGGCTCAAGCGACTCGTCCGATTACGCGACGGGCACTGCAGCGGCCCCGGCTGCCGCGTGGAAGCCAGCTTCTGCGACATTGACCACACCATCGCGTGGGAGGACGGCGGCGAAACCGTGCTCGAAAATCTCAAGGCCGCCTGTAAACCCGATCATGCTGCGAAACACAAAGGCGGCTGGAAAGTCACCCAGTATCCTGACGGCAGCACCGTCTGGAAATCGCGTACCGGCCACGAATGGACCAGCACGCCGGAAAACAGTTGGTCCATCCGCCCGCCAACTGAACCACCGCCGCCGGACCTCTACACCCCACCACCGTTCTAG